The Humulus lupulus chromosome 4, drHumLupu1.1, whole genome shotgun sequence genome has a window encoding:
- the LOC133830854 gene encoding uncharacterized protein LOC133830854 — MKNMAFAPKTPEHSSAKRISAGVVASVLAFAYMCSKQAGRVSKKLKSSKPGHHSKAHMSSSQSMMSPYKSQLIDKPKQLLTTISNKAITFIHNKKRSDDFAPAGKAGHRDEEDWGDGGVWQRSILMGDKCQPLDFSGVIYYDSNGKQTSELPLRSPRASPLPGYLDRLGK, encoded by the coding sequence ATGAAAAACATGGCGTTCGCACCAAAAACCCCCGAACACAGCTCCGCCAAGAGAATATCAGCCGGCGTAGTGGCCTCCGTACTGGCCTTCGCCTACATGTGCTCGAAGCAAGCCGGGCGAGTCTCGAAGAAGCTGAAGTCATCGAAGCCGGGCCACCACTCGAAAGCTCACATGTCTTCGTCCCAGTCGATGATGTCGCCGTATAAGTCTCAGCTGATCGACAAGCCGAAGCAGCTCCTCACCACCATAAGCAACAAGGCCATCACCTTCATACACAATAAGAAGAGGTCCGACGACTTCGCACCCGCCGGAAAAGCAGGACACCGCGACGAAGAGGACTGGGGAGACGGCGGCGTATGGCAGCGGTCGATCTTGATGGGGGACAAGTGTCAGCCGTTGGATTTCTCCGGCGTAATCTACTACGACAGCAACGGTAAGCAGACGAGTGAGCTTCCGCTGAGATCGCCAAGAGCGAGTCCTTTGCCTGGGTATTTGGACAGACTTGGGAAGTGA